The following coding sequences are from one Dehalococcoidales bacterium window:
- a CDS encoding prepilin-type N-terminal cleavage/methylation domain-containing protein — MIRRILKLLHKNRAGFTLVEVLVSIAITGFIAMGVSVSIAQVINQTHYNNNYTTASRNTMNALQWMSRDALMAQTISGTAGFPVTEVLSMKWKNWDNAEYTANYSLANGQLRRTYSDGVEVTTTLIAEHINPNAAKTNCVSDNGTVTITITSSIGANDKIIDVTKVREVSSRPEL; from the coding sequence ATGATACGGCGCATATTAAAGCTGTTACATAAAAACCGGGCGGGTTTTACCCTCGTCGAGGTGCTGGTCTCTATTGCCATTACGGGCTTTATCGCCATGGGGGTTTCCGTTTCCATCGCCCAGGTAATAAACCAGACCCACTATAATAACAATTACACCACCGCCAGCCGCAATACCATGAACGCTTTGCAGTGGATGAGCCGTGATGCCCTGATGGCGCAGACAATCAGCGGCACCGCCGGTTTCCCGGTGACGGAGGTCCTGTCCATGAAATGGAAGAACTGGGACAACGCCGAATATACCGCCAACTATTCGCTGGCCAACGGGCAGCTCCGGCGCACCTATTCGGACGGGGTGGAGGTTACTACCACGCTGATTGCCGAACATATTAACCCGAACGCGGCCAAGACCAACTGTGTTTCCGATAACGGCACCGTCACCATTACCATCACCAGCAGCATCGGGGCCAACGATAAAATAATCGATGTCACCAAGGTCCGCGAGGTTTCCTCCCGGCCCGAACTGTAA
- a CDS encoding ABC transporter permease, which yields MKNLKHIWFYALKDLKIFVTDRTSLFFSIVFPIMFIVLFTFIFKGMGGEDERLALHLATQEAPGGLSQQILSGIETKDVSQLKPGDPVIIWDRDYNAVRAAVDNGSIGGFIGFPADFTQGIVTDAGTKLEVYAEAGATNTQAALNGMAAAIASQIGTSKVAIHASIDLMVRNGIIPNDPASIARASQELLAREVGGGGANTYLAYATENVGEVKVINSSNFVVPGYLVMFVFMAAGLSSLAVVQERQNHTLERLLSTTVTKEAILGGIYTGSVIRGTIQIIIFWTVGILIFNVDLGLAPGAVILLSVLMVLMSSAFALMLATLAKTIRSASSLAVLTSLLLAPLGGCWWPSFLYPEWLQNMSKIVPHAWATEGFNKLMLFGAGFGDAAPSMIALAVFAVIFGAVAVLRFRTEAV from the coding sequence ATGAAAAACCTGAAACATATCTGGTTTTACGCCCTGAAAGACCTGAAGATATTCGTTACCGACCGCACGTCGCTGTTTTTCAGCATCGTTTTTCCCATCATGTTCATCGTCCTTTTCACCTTCATTTTCAAGGGAATGGGGGGCGAAGACGAAAGGCTGGCGCTGCACCTGGCCACCCAGGAAGCCCCGGGGGGCTTAAGCCAGCAGATATTGAGCGGCATCGAGACCAAAGACGTGTCCCAGCTAAAGCCGGGCGACCCGGTGATAATCTGGGACAGGGACTATAACGCCGTCCGCGCCGCCGTGGATAACGGCAGCATCGGCGGGTTTATCGGCTTCCCGGCGGACTTTACCCAGGGGATAGTCACGGACGCCGGCACCAAGCTGGAAGTGTACGCGGAGGCCGGCGCCACCAACACGCAGGCGGCGCTGAACGGCATGGCGGCGGCGATAGCCTCGCAGATAGGCACCAGCAAGGTGGCCATCCACGCCAGTATAGATTTAATGGTCAGGAACGGCATTATCCCCAACGACCCCGCCAGCATCGCCCGGGCGTCACAGGAGCTTTTAGCCAGGGAAGTGGGCGGCGGCGGGGCGAATACTTACCTGGCCTATGCCACGGAAAACGTGGGCGAGGTCAAGGTCATCAACTCCTCCAACTTCGTGGTGCCGGGGTACCTGGTGATGTTCGTCTTTATGGCCGCCGGGCTTTCATCCCTGGCGGTGGTGCAGGAGCGCCAGAACCACACCCTGGAGAGACTGCTTTCAACCACCGTGACCAAAGAGGCCATCCTGGGCGGCATCTATACGGGGTCGGTCATCCGGGGGACCATCCAGATAATCATCTTCTGGACGGTGGGCATCTTGATATTCAACGTGGACTTGGGGCTGGCGCCGGGGGCGGTCATACTGCTTTCCGTCCTGATGGTGCTGATGTCCTCCGCGTTTGCCCTGATGCTGGCCACCCTGGCCAAAACGATACGCAGCGCCTCTTCTTTAGCGGTGCTTACTTCCCTGCTGCTGGCGCCCCTGGGCGGGTGCTGGTGGCCGTCTTTCCTCTACCCGGAGTGGCTGCAAAACATGTCCAAGATTGTGCCGCACGCCTGGGCTACGGAGGGATTCAACAAGCTGATGCTGTTCGGGGCGGGGTTCGGGGACGCGGCGCCTTCCATGATAGCGCTGGCGGTGTTCGCCGTTATCTTCGGGGCGGTAGCCGTGCTGCGGTTCCGCACGGAAGCGGTATAG
- a CDS encoding ABC transporter permease has product MKRAFHITLNEVRLYLQDKGDLAFGLLLPILTFALMYGAFGGDTLFKATASIVNEDTGAYSQQLIQRIDSVDGISIDVMTAEEANTKLNRSDLLLALFIPADFSATLESGGQAELLFKQRGNGGTEGQILASIIRGAAEDINQEFQARHQVAANLEGTGISRESITLAVQDYLTQEREQPSVTVSETTTGGSPDFAGQYLPGIVTMYVLFSIAISAQGIVEERRRGTLERLLTTRLNTGELFAGKFMSSVARGFIQTLILLILAYAVFQMFTPVSFLAALVVTLLFTAAAAGIGMIIASIARTPSAANWVGVVVTMFMTMMGGTFFEIAKGSVLDTFSKISLNTYANRAYKLIISQNGSLGEAWQPLLVMLGVAAAGLIISRLIFKPVPGSK; this is encoded by the coding sequence ATGAAGAGAGCTTTTCACATCACCCTGAATGAAGTCCGGCTGTACCTCCAGGACAAAGGCGATCTCGCCTTCGGGCTTTTGCTCCCCATACTGACCTTCGCCCTGATGTACGGGGCTTTCGGCGGGGATACGCTGTTCAAAGCCACCGCCTCCATCGTCAACGAGGACACCGGCGCTTACTCGCAGCAGCTCATCCAGCGCATCGACAGCGTGGACGGCATCAGCATCGACGTGATGACGGCGGAAGAGGCGAACACCAAGCTCAACCGCTCCGACCTGCTGCTGGCGCTGTTCATTCCCGCCGACTTTTCCGCGACGCTGGAGTCCGGCGGCCAGGCGGAGCTGCTGTTCAAGCAGCGGGGCAACGGGGGGACGGAGGGGCAGATACTCGCCAGCATTATCCGGGGCGCGGCGGAGGATATCAACCAGGAGTTCCAGGCGCGGCACCAGGTGGCGGCAAACCTGGAGGGGACGGGCATCAGCCGGGAGAGCATCACGCTGGCGGTGCAGGACTACCTGACCCAGGAGCGCGAGCAACCGTCCGTGACCGTATCCGAGACCACCACCGGCGGCAGTCCGGACTTCGCCGGCCAGTACCTGCCGGGCATCGTGACCATGTACGTGCTGTTTTCCATCGCCATATCGGCGCAGGGCATCGTGGAGGAGCGGCGGCGGGGCACGCTGGAAAGGCTGCTCACCACCCGGCTCAACACCGGGGAGCTGTTCGCCGGCAAGTTCATGTCCTCCGTGGCGCGCGGTTTTATCCAGACGCTGATTTTGCTGATACTGGCTTACGCCGTGTTCCAGATGTTCACGCCGGTATCCTTCCTGGCGGCGCTGGTGGTGACATTGCTTTTCACCGCGGCGGCGGCGGGTATCGGCATGATCATAGCCTCCATTGCCCGCACGCCATCGGCCGCCAACTGGGTCGGCGTGGTGGTGACCATGTTCATGACCATGATGGGCGGCACCTTCTTCGAGATAGCCAAGGGATCGGTGCTGGACACTTTCAGTAAAATATCCCTGAACACTTACGCCAACCGCGCTTACAAGCTGATTATCAGCCAGAACGGCTCCCTGGGCGAAGCCTGGCAGCCGCTTTTGGTGATGCTGGGCGTGGCGGCGGCCGGACTGATAATAAGCAGGCTCATTTTCAAGCCGGTGCCGGGGAGCAAGTAA